The window GCCCGTCACGGTCCGTTCCGCCGACGGCAAGGAGGTGACCGTCAAGAAGGCGCGCCGGATCGTCCCGTTGTCCGGAAGTCTCAGCGAGATCGTGTTCACGCTGGGGCTCGGCGACCGGGTCGTCGCCCGTGACATCACCGCCACCTTCCAGCAGGCGGCCGAGCTGCCGGTGGTGACACGCAATCACGACGTGTCCGCCGAGAGCGTCCTGTCCCTCGCCCCGGACCTGGTGCTGGCCGAGACCACCAGCGGGCCGGTGGAGGCCATGGACCAGATCCGCGCCGCGGGCGTTCCCGTGCTCGTGGTGAAGCCGGCCGCCGGCCTCGCCGACGTGGGGGCGCGCATCCAGGCGGTCGCCGGCGCGCTCGGCGTACCGGCCGCGGGCCAGGAGCTGACCAGGCGCTCCCAGGACCGGATCGACGCCGTGCGCGAGGCGATCCCGGCGCACGCCGACCATCCCCGCGTCGCCTTCCTGTACCTGCGCGGCTCGGCCTCGGTCTATCTGATCGGCGGCGCCGAGTCCGGCGCGACCTCGCTCATCGAGGCGGCCGGCGGGATCGACGGGGGCGCCGACTCGGGGCTGACGGAGGACTTCACCGCCATCACCACCGAGGCGCTGGCGAAGGCGGCTCCGGACGCGATCCTGGTGATGAGCAAGGGCCTCGAATCCGTCGGCGGCCTCGACGGGCTGGTGAAGATCCCCGGTATCGCCCAGACACCGGCGGGCATCGAGCGCCGGGTCGTGTCCGTCGAGGACGGCGTGCTGCTCAACTACGGCCCGCGCACGGACCAGGTGCTGCGCTCGATCGTCGACCAGCTCTACGCGGGCGGTGCCCGGTGACGGCACTGGACGACAAGCCCGTACGCCCCCTCCAGGCGCCGCCCGCGCCCGCCGGGCAGAAGCGGCGCGGCACGGCCTGGTTCCTGACGGGAGGTCTGGTGCTCGGCCTGCTCGTGCTGGTGCCGGTCGCCGCCGGGACCGGCGCGTACCCGATCCCGACCGGCGAGGTGCTCTCCTCCGTGCTGCACCGGATCGG of the Streptomyces sp. NBC_01788 genome contains:
- a CDS encoding heme/hemin ABC transporter substrate-binding protein; translated protein: MRTTLAGALVSVLALTLTATGCSGSRPSGTDRGSAATTAAAAVDNRVEPLAGTPSPRLPVTVRSADGKEVTVKKARRIVPLSGSLSEIVFTLGLGDRVVARDITATFQQAAELPVVTRNHDVSAESVLSLAPDLVLAETTSGPVEAMDQIRAAGVPVLVVKPAAGLADVGARIQAVAGALGVPAAGQELTRRSQDRIDAVREAIPAHADHPRVAFLYLRGSASVYLIGGAESGATSLIEAAGGIDGGADSGLTEDFTAITTEALAKAAPDAILVMSKGLESVGGLDGLVKIPGIAQTPAGIERRVVSVEDGVLLNYGPRTDQVLRSIVDQLYAGGAR